One region of Pseudomonas glycinae genomic DNA includes:
- a CDS encoding tetratricopeptide repeat protein gives MTDLTLIQKILAIISCSILFPDSVFAKLTTEQEAAKEKGILLHQQSDWYDSQPLLKIAAESGDSVAQYYLGEAIRLSKRYITEDAKKWYEAAASQGDLYAMLRLSNTDDLCKEMGSCAGKSGEEWREHALRIAKERAEKGDSEAMTVLFTAKQGLEWLERAANAGNGFAQKVLAGVYQDGGGWFLTPGSREKAVEKWFKASAESGYAPGMYLYANFLYEHNASKEEVGYWIEKAAEMGHIDAAGGYALTVAHLPDSYGFPLDLVKAYGITYLISKLEGGGVAPEDARRSLPEIAEKMTPEEINKGISFAREWETEHPALSYFFPPYGY, from the coding sequence GTGACAGATTTAACTTTGATTCAGAAAATTCTCGCCATAATTTCATGCTCAATTTTATTTCCCGACTCAGTTTTTGCCAAACTAACTACTGAGCAAGAGGCCGCAAAAGAAAAAGGCATTTTACTTCACCAACAAAGTGACTGGTACGACTCCCAACCGCTACTCAAAATTGCGGCAGAGAGTGGAGATAGTGTTGCACAGTACTATCTAGGAGAAGCCATTCGTCTTAGTAAACGCTACATAACAGAAGACGCAAAGAAATGGTACGAGGCAGCAGCCAGCCAAGGTGACCTTTACGCAATGCTACGTCTAAGCAATACAGATGATCTATGTAAAGAAATGGGTAGCTGTGCCGGGAAAAGTGGTGAAGAGTGGCGAGAGCATGCTTTGAGGATTGCAAAAGAACGTGCCGAAAAAGGTGATTCTGAAGCAATGACTGTTTTATTCACAGCGAAGCAAGGTTTGGAGTGGCTGGAAAGAGCGGCAAACGCTGGTAACGGGTTTGCCCAGAAAGTCCTTGCAGGGGTTTACCAAGACGGTGGCGGATGGTTCCTGACTCCAGGTAGTCGCGAGAAAGCTGTTGAGAAATGGTTTAAAGCCTCAGCCGAGAGTGGTTATGCGCCTGGCATGTATCTTTATGCAAACTTCTTGTATGAACACAACGCAAGTAAAGAAGAAGTTGGATACTGGATTGAGAAGGCTGCTGAGATGGGCCATATCGATGCTGCGGGTGGGTATGCTTTGACGGTAGCCCATCTTCCTGACAGCTACGGTTTTCCATTGGATTTAGTGAAAGCTTACGGAATAACCTACCTTATCTCGAAACTAGAGGGTGGTGGAGTCGCTCCGGAAGATGCTCGCAGAAGCCTCCCAGAAATAGCAGAAAAAATGACTCCAGAAGAAATTAACAAAGGAATTTCTTTCGCAAGAGAGTGGGAAACAGAGCATCCTGCTCTATCTTATTTTTTCCCACCTTACGGCTACTGA
- a CDS encoding type II toxin-antitoxin system RelE/ParE family toxin, with amino-acid sequence MTGTSEQTTPQEPTPVVIPADPPKAPVDAETFCKDKKPGCSSSYDDIIYVTGQRRFWLLPKRTSEKLKESVSLLKQKTVDADKATRMSNIADAGLMEYFLTPGPEAFLEGEQRSSYLESKSAIPEDTTKKAQCRKDWEAAKAKGDNDATMHAEREMFHAGQRIEKNQKNMETLEKVSDAKAKTLGYKRENGIFYTPRALKARDAIDKYIEERDKAKAHGYKMFDPGTKKIASAWEHLKDYKALYKKLIETGEVDRKALRGVQLNILALKDLMSKYINSIVELAECGIAVPEFALSPDDQYAGTEDFQAFVELTTKRDELEKKIEDRYSQWVSATGGKSAPPGVLFAKLRDQWYELNTEAERIQTTAEARVREIRPPRMFLWEPETYKPKPIERLAKTNIPLRELSSASSTTILNHISLKHLAQVSGNAFKGQLKELATSLPKSIAKEADDDRVFSDWLNQEGALQFDEKGPWFDEHGLFVPDKFFAALEAKGYRVESIKAEDKRKRWGENLKAMVFEDKQLRNLMLFDNSPQAQLVRCLLPEGANLLTEVKMEGPTWKNGAPQIANVEVALDVTAWRGEVTLLKVELPKRVKAEPWTAKYKAHDGSIRSVNFGKLSLDLEAKAWGFAGASLMLSRDLSLDQKTGYTSLVGVDVAEKTGEVGKYEVFAGAQAGCKVTGKLFWCPPPGVLPPAPVPNRLAANQWRPLAKLEVEMAVAVGAGISGDLNLRVHDGRLLLSIKGALVWGAGVKGYLTFEVGYESIVALTELVRQEMAANQYKDLEWVETEALAYVKKLSFLGATGIDVAFAYVRGYAIVKEIFDALTAGDRGGQIAYTLGRNENRQEMQDWVYNLQPQAFGPLLLALSAPPKPFTVEEDSKEEQSFNEDQAHLLQQQAIERCLGWISSKPDANQQFEEAIICMNRDGARPGQAGLAYCKNKAKLDLFMAERVLGLTETNNVMRARYKDRVSKLGLRLNKHCDYSTVYKGPAFAPVQGINVTYKGPNID; translated from the coding sequence ATGACAGGTACGTCCGAACAAACAACCCCGCAAGAGCCCACACCAGTCGTTATACCGGCGGATCCGCCAAAGGCGCCCGTTGATGCCGAGACGTTCTGCAAGGACAAGAAGCCAGGTTGCAGCAGTAGCTACGACGACATCATCTACGTCACCGGCCAGCGCCGATTCTGGCTGCTGCCCAAGCGCACGTCGGAAAAGCTGAAGGAAAGCGTCAGCCTGCTCAAACAGAAGACCGTCGACGCAGACAAAGCCACTCGCATGAGCAACATCGCCGATGCCGGATTGATGGAGTACTTCCTCACACCGGGGCCCGAAGCCTTTCTCGAAGGCGAGCAACGTAGCAGTTACCTGGAGTCGAAGTCGGCAATCCCCGAAGACACTACCAAAAAAGCCCAATGCCGTAAGGATTGGGAGGCGGCAAAAGCCAAAGGTGACAACGACGCTACGATGCATGCCGAGCGCGAGATGTTCCACGCCGGACAACGCATCGAGAAAAACCAGAAAAACATGGAAACCCTCGAAAAAGTATCCGACGCGAAAGCAAAAACGTTGGGGTACAAACGAGAAAATGGGATCTTCTATACCCCGCGTGCGCTAAAGGCTCGTGACGCCATCGACAAGTACATTGAAGAGCGTGACAAGGCCAAAGCCCATGGCTACAAAATGTTCGACCCAGGCACCAAGAAAATCGCTTCCGCCTGGGAGCACTTGAAAGACTACAAGGCGCTATACAAAAAACTGATTGAAACCGGTGAAGTCGATAGGAAGGCGTTGAGGGGTGTACAACTCAACATCCTTGCGTTGAAAGACTTGATGTCCAAGTACATCAACTCCATCGTGGAACTCGCTGAATGCGGGATCGCGGTTCCCGAGTTCGCCCTCAGCCCCGACGACCAGTATGCGGGTACAGAAGACTTCCAAGCCTTCGTAGAGCTGACCACCAAGCGAGATGAACTCGAAAAAAAAATTGAAGACCGCTATTCCCAGTGGGTCTCGGCCACTGGAGGCAAATCCGCGCCACCCGGCGTGCTCTTCGCCAAGTTGAGAGATCAGTGGTACGAGCTGAATACCGAAGCAGAGCGGATTCAGACGACCGCCGAAGCCCGCGTGCGGGAAATCCGGCCCCCTCGCATGTTTCTCTGGGAACCCGAAACCTATAAGCCAAAACCGATTGAGCGCCTTGCCAAGACCAACATTCCTTTGCGCGAACTCAGCAGCGCGTCGTCGACAACGATCCTGAACCACATCAGCCTCAAGCACTTGGCTCAGGTCAGCGGCAATGCATTCAAGGGGCAACTGAAAGAGCTTGCCACCAGCTTGCCCAAGTCAATCGCCAAAGAGGCCGACGACGATCGTGTTTTCAGTGACTGGCTCAATCAGGAGGGCGCACTTCAATTCGATGAAAAAGGTCCGTGGTTCGACGAGCATGGCTTGTTCGTGCCCGACAAATTCTTCGCTGCGCTGGAGGCCAAAGGCTACAGAGTTGAAAGCATCAAGGCTGAAGACAAGCGCAAACGTTGGGGTGAAAACCTCAAAGCGATGGTGTTCGAAGACAAACAGCTTCGTAATCTCATGCTTTTTGACAACAGCCCGCAGGCCCAACTGGTCAGATGCTTACTCCCAGAAGGCGCCAACCTGCTGACAGAAGTCAAAATGGAAGGCCCCACCTGGAAAAATGGCGCCCCGCAAATTGCCAACGTTGAAGTCGCTCTGGATGTAACCGCATGGCGCGGAGAAGTGACCCTGCTGAAGGTCGAGTTGCCAAAACGGGTCAAGGCTGAACCCTGGACCGCCAAATACAAGGCTCACGATGGCAGTATCCGCAGCGTCAATTTCGGCAAGTTGTCTTTGGATCTGGAAGCCAAGGCCTGGGGCTTCGCCGGCGCCAGCCTGATGCTGTCACGCGATCTGTCTTTGGATCAAAAAACCGGTTACACCAGCCTTGTTGGCGTGGACGTTGCCGAGAAAACCGGCGAGGTGGGCAAGTACGAAGTGTTTGCTGGCGCTCAGGCTGGATGCAAGGTGACGGGCAAATTGTTCTGGTGCCCGCCTCCCGGCGTTCTCCCGCCTGCGCCAGTGCCGAACCGTCTGGCAGCCAACCAATGGCGCCCGTTGGCAAAACTGGAAGTCGAAATGGCGGTGGCGGTCGGTGCCGGTATTTCGGGAGACCTGAACCTGCGAGTGCACGACGGACGTCTTTTGCTGTCGATCAAAGGCGCGCTCGTTTGGGGCGCTGGGGTCAAAGGCTATTTGACCTTTGAGGTCGGATACGAAAGCATCGTAGCCCTGACGGAACTGGTGCGACAGGAAATGGCCGCGAACCAATACAAGGATCTGGAGTGGGTGGAAACCGAAGCCTTGGCCTACGTGAAAAAACTGAGCTTCCTCGGCGCCACGGGAATTGATGTGGCGTTTGCGTATGTGCGTGGGTATGCAATTGTTAAAGAGATTTTTGATGCTCTTACTGCGGGGGATCGTGGGGGGCAGATTGCTTATACGCTCGGTAGAAATGAAAATAGGCAAGAAATGCAGGATTGGGTTTACAACCTGCAGCCACAGGCTTTTGGGCCACTTTTGCTGGCATTGAGTGCCCCACCAAAACCATTTACCGTTGAAGAAGATTCAAAGGAAGAACAGAGCTTCAATGAAGACCAAGCACACCTGTTGCAGCAACAGGCAATTGAACGATGCCTAGGGTGGATATCTAGTAAGCCTGATGCAAATCAACAGTTTGAAGAAGCAATTATCTGCATGAATCGAGACGGTGCACGACCTGGCCAAGCTGGGCTCGCATACTGTAAAAACAAAGCAAAACTTGATTTGTTCATGGCCGAGCGAGTACTTGGACTCACCGAAACCAACAATGTAATGCGAGCCAGATACAAAGATCGGGTATCGAAGCTCGGACTTCGTTTAAATAAACATTGCGACTATAGCACCGTATATAAAGGGCCTGCTTTCGCGCCAGTCCAAGGTATAAACGTCACTTATAAAGGACCAAACATTGATTAA
- a CDS encoding tetratricopeptide repeat protein — protein MIKRATLGCLILMFLSCASAGQLTETQTAARNKGIALYQQSAWTSSQPFLKTAAEAGDRNAQYFLGEAIRLSNRYMTDEAKKWYEAAAEQGDLYAMLRLSNKNDLCTVLEECTGKNSEEWRAHAIKVARERADKGDTEAMIVLFTAKQGLEWLERAAESGDSYAQQLLASAYKRGQGWFLIPGSREKAIEKWFKASAEGGYPPGMYLYANYLYEHNGSKEEVGRWLKKTAESGHIEALGGYALNIAHLPDSYGFPLDLVKAYGFTYLISNLKGGATSPEEARLNLPEIAKKMQPKEIELGISFAKEWEKTHPPLSYFDPIYGY, from the coding sequence TTGATTAAGCGAGCTACTTTAGGCTGTCTAATTTTAATGTTCCTATCCTGTGCTTCTGCCGGACAGTTGACAGAAACTCAGACGGCAGCCAGAAATAAGGGTATTGCTCTTTACCAACAAAGCGCATGGACTTCCTCACAACCATTTTTAAAAACCGCCGCTGAAGCTGGCGACCGTAACGCTCAGTATTTTTTAGGCGAGGCGATACGACTGAGTAATCGTTACATGACGGACGAAGCCAAAAAATGGTATGAGGCCGCCGCCGAGCAGGGCGACCTTTACGCCATGCTACGTCTCAGCAATAAAAATGATCTGTGCACGGTATTGGAAGAGTGCACAGGTAAAAATAGTGAAGAATGGAGGGCGCATGCGATAAAAGTCGCTCGTGAGCGTGCAGACAAAGGTGACACAGAGGCAATGATCGTGCTGTTTACGGCCAAACAAGGATTGGAATGGCTAGAAAGGGCTGCGGAATCTGGTGATAGCTATGCTCAGCAATTACTCGCCAGTGCCTATAAAAGAGGACAGGGCTGGTTCCTGATTCCAGGCAGTCGCGAGAAAGCAATAGAAAAGTGGTTTAAAGCATCGGCTGAAGGCGGCTACCCTCCGGGCATGTACCTCTATGCAAACTATCTGTATGAACACAATGGAAGCAAAGAGGAAGTAGGACGTTGGCTTAAAAAAACGGCCGAATCCGGTCATATTGAGGCACTAGGAGGGTACGCCTTAAACATCGCACACTTACCAGATAGTTATGGATTCCCTCTAGACTTAGTTAAAGCCTACGGATTTACATATTTAATATCAAACCTTAAAGGTGGGGCGACTTCTCCTGAAGAGGCAAGACTCAACCTTCCAGAAATAGCAAAAAAAATGCAACCCAAGGAAATTGAACTTGGAATTTCCTTTGCAAAGGAATGGGAAAAAACACACCCGCCACTCTCCTATTTCGATCCTATATACGGCTATTAA
- a CDS encoding DUF4123 domain-containing protein, which produces MSAWLSQFLELPVAAAPSSSGGSRSLYCIIDSVRQPHALEQLYQQSDLNGVEKLFQDTPFAEMNDVSPLWLQLKPGSAAATKAIELCRENRSGMLLTSSDTPENSLLHARRLLRMNSQSYGDSLARFYDPAFWSALAMTAPAQALYGPWESVHTPPAHVEDQKWRTWERPHDANGAKDELRYPLQLHDDTLAAFDEIRWWYWIRSREAESANGLPDSELPVVSENLQLLVDHGIDEGRHLERLLPQLRQSPLQERTDAMNVLSSEMPAFEKVQRLEV; this is translated from the coding sequence CATTATCGACAGTGTCCGCCAGCCCCACGCCCTCGAGCAGCTCTATCAGCAATCCGACCTGAACGGAGTGGAAAAACTGTTTCAGGACACGCCTTTTGCTGAAATGAATGATGTCAGCCCGCTTTGGCTTCAATTGAAACCGGGAAGCGCCGCAGCAACCAAGGCCATTGAACTGTGCCGGGAGAATCGTTCAGGCATGCTTCTGACCTCCAGCGATACACCGGAAAACTCCTTACTGCATGCCCGTCGTCTGTTGCGAATGAACTCCCAATCCTACGGAGACTCTCTGGCGCGGTTCTACGACCCGGCTTTCTGGAGCGCATTAGCAATGACCGCCCCCGCACAGGCTCTCTACGGCCCATGGGAAAGTGTCCATACGCCGCCGGCTCATGTCGAAGATCAGAAATGGCGAACCTGGGAACGACCACACGACGCCAACGGCGCGAAAGATGAGCTCAGGTATCCCCTGCAATTGCACGACGACACGCTTGCCGCGTTCGATGAAATCCGCTGGTGGTATTGGATCAGGTCCCGGGAGGCTGAATCAGCCAATGGGTTGCCCGACAGTGAACTACCTGTGGTGTCGGAAAATTTGCAGTTACTGGTAGATCACGGCATTGACGAGGGGCGGCATCTTGAGCGCTTGCTGCCGCAACTGAGGCAGAGCCCTTTACAAGAACGCACCGACGCCATGAACGTGCTGAGCAGCGAGATGCCGGCATTCGAGAAAGTACAACGACTGGAAGTCTGA